A stretch of the Notamacropus eugenii isolate mMacEug1 chromosome 2, mMacEug1.pri_v2, whole genome shotgun sequence genome encodes the following:
- the SAYSD1 gene encoding SAYSvFN domain-containing protein 1 isoform X2, with amino-acid sequence MEQRLAAFRASRKRAELEGGPSSSGRSGKAPGEDVAAPPPSSQAPEAPGGRAKETFQTQGSLLQNPAAVSPSRWDQSFLPNVTFLKVALWLVLLGLFVELEFGLVYFVLSLFYWMYVGTRGPGEKKEGEKSAYSVFNPGCESIQGTLTAEQFERELQFHPMAGR; translated from the exons ATGGAGCAACGATTAGCGGCGTTCCGGGCCTCCCGGAAGCGAGCCGAGCTTGAGGGAGGGCCCAGCAGCTCGGGGAGGAGCGGAAAAGCACCGGGAGAGGACGTGGCAGCGCCCCCACCGTCGTCCCAGGCGCCGGAGGCTCCCGGCGGTAGAGCCAAG GAAACATTTCAGACTCAAGGAAGTCTGCTACAGAATCCAGCAGCTGTTTCTCCATCACGATGGGACCAGTCCTTCCTCCCTAATGTTACATTCTTGAAGGTGGCTCTTTGGTTGGTCTTACTGGGATTGTTTGTAGAACTAGAGTTTGGCCTGGTTTATTTTGTTCTGTCCTTGTTTTATTGGATGTATGTCGGCACCCGTggtcctggagaaaagaaggaaggagaaaagagtgcTTACTCTGTATTCAACCCTGGCTGCGAATCCATCCAGGGAACCCTGACTGCAGAACAGTTTGAGCGAGAATTACAATTTCATCCCATGGCTGGGAGATAG
- the SAYSD1 gene encoding SAYSvFN domain-containing protein 1 isoform X1 — protein MEQRLAAFRASRKRAELEGGPSSSGRSGKAPGEDVAAPPPSSQAPEAPGGRAKLVYHLLSLCLCIIFHPWSACPSELFLPDTAQETFQTQGSLLQNPAAVSPSRWDQSFLPNVTFLKVALWLVLLGLFVELEFGLVYFVLSLFYWMYVGTRGPGEKKEGEKSAYSVFNPGCESIQGTLTAEQFERELQFHPMAGR, from the exons ATGGAGCAACGATTAGCGGCGTTCCGGGCCTCCCGGAAGCGAGCCGAGCTTGAGGGAGGGCCCAGCAGCTCGGGGAGGAGCGGAAAAGCACCGGGAGAGGACGTGGCAGCGCCCCCACCGTCGTCCCAGGCGCCGGAGGCTCCCGGCGGTAGAGCCAAG TTGGTATATCATCtcttgtctctgtgcctttgcatcaTCTTCCATCCCTGGAGCGCATGCCCTTCTGAGCTCTTCCTTCCAGATACAGCTCAG GAAACATTTCAGACTCAAGGAAGTCTGCTACAGAATCCAGCAGCTGTTTCTCCATCACGATGGGACCAGTCCTTCCTCCCTAATGTTACATTCTTGAAGGTGGCTCTTTGGTTGGTCTTACTGGGATTGTTTGTAGAACTAGAGTTTGGCCTGGTTTATTTTGTTCTGTCCTTGTTTTATTGGATGTATGTCGGCACCCGTggtcctggagaaaagaaggaaggagaaaagagtgcTTACTCTGTATTCAACCCTGGCTGCGAATCCATCCAGGGAACCCTGACTGCAGAACAGTTTGAGCGAGAATTACAATTTCATCCCATGGCTGGGAGATAG